AAGAGCATGCCAGATTATTGATCAGCTCGAACAAACAAAGAGAGGTCCTTATGGCGGAGCGTTAGGCTATATCGACTTTACGGGAAATATGGAAATGTGTATTGGCATTCGGATGGCTGTTCGAAAGAACGACAAAGTCTTTGTTCAAGCAGGAGCGGGAATTGTTTCTGAGAGTGATCCTGCCAGCGAATACCAAGAAACAAAAAACAAAGCTAGAGCAATGATGACGGCTTTAGCTCCTCAGGGGGAACAGTAGATGATTGTGTTAATTGATAACTACGACAGTTTTACTTATAACTTATACCAATTATTAGGAGAGCATAGCCAAACAGCTATTAAAGTCGTTCGCAATGATGACTTACTTGTTGAAGAGCTAGCTGCTCTAAACCCTAGCCATATTGTTATTTCACCAGGTCCTGGACGACCGGAGGAGGCTGGTATATCCGTAGACTTGATTAAAGAACTAGCAGACCGTGTACCGATATTAGGTATCTGCTTAGGACATCAAGCCATTTGCCAAGCTTATGGGGCGGATATTGTTCATGCTAAGCCGCTTGTTCATGGTAAAGCCTCAACCATTCATGTTGCTAGTGGCAGCCCTATTTTCAATGGCTTACCGCCATTGTTAGAAGTGGGACGTTACCATTCTCTAATTGCTGATCGTCACACCTTGCCCGATGATTTATTGGTCATTGCTGAGAGCACGGATGGAGAAGTCATGGCAGTGAAGCACCGTGATCATGACTTGTATGGTTTGCAATTTCATCCAGAATCAATTTTAACGAAACAAGGTAGCCAAATGATTAAAAATTTCATTCAATTAGGGGGAGTCAATGATGATTAACGAGGCCATTAGTGCTATTTTCTCTGGAAAAGATTTAACGACAGAAACAGCTAGAGCTGTCATGGATTTAATGATGGAAGGACAGGCAACGGATGCGCAAATGGGCGCTTACTTGACTGCTATGCGAATGAAAGGAGAAACCATTGATGAGATAGCAGCTAGTGCAGCAGTGATGCGAGAGAAAAGTACTAAACTAAAGACGAACCGAGATGTTCTAGACATCGTAGGAACGGGTGGAGATGAGCTCAATAGCTTTAACATTTCAACCGTATCATCGTTTATTGTTGCAGCAGGCGGCGTACCGGTCGCAAAACATGGTAATAGAAGTGTTTCAAGTAAGTGTGGGAGTGCCGATGTTTTAGAAGCGTTGGGAGCGAATATTAACTTAACAGCAGAGCAAAGTGCCCAAATTCTTCAAGAAACGGATATTTGTTTTATGATTGCGCAAGCTTATCACTCTGCTATGAAACATGTGGCACATGTCAGAAAACAGTTAGGTGTTCGAACGTTATTTAATATTTTGGGGCCACTAGCTAATCCAGCAGGAGCTAGCCTGCAGCTATTAGGCGTTTACGATGAGAATTTAGTTGAACCTTTGGCGAATGTATTAAATAAATTAGCTGTTAAACGTGCCATGGTTGTTCATGGTCATGACGGTTTGGATGAAATTACCATTACGGGAACAACAACCATCTGTGAAGTCAATAATGGTAACGTGACCAGTTACTTTATTACGCCTGAACAATTTGGCTTAGAACGAAGCAATCTATCGGCTCTCATTGGTGGCGAACCAGAAGAGAATGCCCAAATTGCCCTAAAAATATTAGAGGGTGAAAAAGGACCTCGTCGCGATATCGTCGTCATGAATGCAGCCTGTTGTTTATATATGGGCAAAGAAAATCTGTCATTGCGTGATTGTGTTCGCTTAGCAGAAGATTTACTGGATAGTGGGCAGGCAAAGGCTAAACTACTTCAATTTATTGAGGCAACTCAGTCTTTGAAAACGGAGGTATCGGCATGACAATCTTAGATGATATAGTAGCTGCAACAAAAAGACGGCTAGCTAAGGAGCAAGCAGCATTACCCTTAGAACAATTGAAACAACAAGCCTATCCTGATCGACCTGCATTTGCCTTTGAACAAGCCTTAAGAGAAAAAGACCTTTCTTTTATTTGCGAAGTCAAACGAGCATCACCATCAAAAGGATTGATCGCTGAAGATTTCCCCTACCGGACCATTGCTAAAGATTATGAAGAAGCAGGCGCAACAGCTATTTCAGTTTTAACCGAGCCAGACTTTTTTCAAGGTCACGATGCTTATTTAACGGAAATTAGTCGATCCGTTTCAATTCCTATTTTGCGTAAGGACTTTATTATTGATCCTTATCAAATCTACCAAGCTAAGGCAATCGGAG
This genomic interval from Jeotgalibaca arthritidis contains the following:
- a CDS encoding anthranilate synthase component II translates to MIVLIDNYDSFTYNLYQLLGEHSQTAIKVVRNDDLLVEELAALNPSHIVISPGPGRPEEAGISVDLIKELADRVPILGICLGHQAICQAYGADIVHAKPLVHGKASTIHVASGSPIFNGLPPLLEVGRYHSLIADRHTLPDDLLVIAESTDGEVMAVKHRDHDLYGLQFHPESILTKQGSQMIKNFIQLGGVNDD
- the trpC gene encoding indole-3-glycerol phosphate synthase TrpC, whose protein sequence is MTILDDIVAATKRRLAKEQAALPLEQLKQQAYPDRPAFAFEQALREKDLSFICEVKRASPSKGLIAEDFPYRTIAKDYEEAGATAISVLTEPDFFQGHDAYLTEISRSVSIPILRKDFIIDPYQIYQAKAIGADAILLICAILTNEQLTDYITLATELGLSVLTEAHNQEEVQAAVAAGSRIVGVNNRQLHDFSVDFQNSISLRQHAPADIIFVAESGIQTAADIDSLRANKVDAVLIGETIMRADDKKAKIKELRGD
- the trpD gene encoding anthranilate phosphoribosyltransferase, translated to MINEAISAIFSGKDLTTETARAVMDLMMEGQATDAQMGAYLTAMRMKGETIDEIAASAAVMREKSTKLKTNRDVLDIVGTGGDELNSFNISTVSSFIVAAGGVPVAKHGNRSVSSKCGSADVLEALGANINLTAEQSAQILQETDICFMIAQAYHSAMKHVAHVRKQLGVRTLFNILGPLANPAGASLQLLGVYDENLVEPLANVLNKLAVKRAMVVHGHDGLDEITITGTTTICEVNNGNVTSYFITPEQFGLERSNLSALIGGEPEENAQIALKILEGEKGPRRDIVVMNAACCLYMGKENLSLRDCVRLAEDLLDSGQAKAKLLQFIEATQSLKTEVSA